The Tursiops truncatus isolate mTurTru1 chromosome X, mTurTru1.mat.Y, whole genome shotgun sequence DNA segment TGGGGAAAAAACCTTTATTCTTAGAATAATAATATAGATCGTTGATAATATTAATCGTTTCCGTTTCTTTTAAAGTACTTGTCAGAATTAAACAACAATGCATTTAAAGCCCACCGCCTGGTATAGTAAGCCCTCAGTAATTGTAGCTATTGTTACTAATTATGATTATTGCTCTAGATGTGGGGTTTTgggcttttttcatttaaagaatgGATTCTTAACCTTTGTATTAGAAGGGAGAGAgggcaaggagggaggggaaggaaacaaTTATACGAGGTAACTTGTTAAAAGTCATTAAGACACCTTCTGGTTTATCTAAAAATCCAGTTGATGGACTTGGTAATAAACTTGAAACAAAGATAGGTAAGATTTTAATGAGAAGCTTTCATAATTCAGAAAAGCcacatgtggggcttccctggtggtgcagtgtttgagaattcgcctgccggtgcaggggacgtgggttcgtgcccggtccgggaagatcccacatgcctcggagcggctaggcccgtgagccatggctgctgagcctgcgcgtctggagcctgtgctcagcaacgggagaggccacaacagtgagaggcccgcgtactgcaaaaacaataacaaaaaaaagccaCATGTGAATTTATGTTTGCTAATGCagtcatattttgaaaatactagCAGAGTTTACGTAATAAATCCTACTtggaattatttaataaaaatgaccctatatatattatttctcctACCATCTTTTTAATAATTGATCTGCCTGTATTTGGGAAGATTGATAGAAGTGCAGTTCTtgcgtatgtatgtgtatgcatttctttaactggcttattttacatttacttttgaATGTGTATGATTTGTACTTGTTAATGAGCTAAATTCTTAAACATCAACACTACTGTCACTTTGGATTGCTACTTTCAGACTAGTAGGGCATGATTTATTTTGCTGCTTTATATTACCTAAGGTTGTATAAACATAAGaaagtttcattaaaaagaaaaaaaaggaccaaGATGCACCCTTTTGTTCTGCAGACTGTAATGATCTGGCAGTGGAAGTCCTGCCACCTTCATTCACTGTCATTCGGGGGAAGTGGGCTGTAGCAGATTTGGATGGACTCTTACAAATTTTGCTAATACCCTAGTGTTCGCTGCAAAGTCCTCTGTACAAACTGCATTCTCAACACAATGGAGGCAGCAGTCATATTTTGCTCCTTAGCCCTTTCCTATAGTAGGAAGTAGAATCATAACGCTGGTAGAATTTTGTAGGTGAAAGAGACCTTGGACTTCAGGTACGTCGGTCTGTTCATTTTCTCTTATCAGGAAAGTCCCATTATCAGAGTTTGCTCATAAAAAGGCTGGGTCAAGACCCAGATCTCCAGTCAGCTCTCCTGCTCTGCAGAAAGTTTTAACTGAAATGTAAGCTACCTCAAATGCCATTTTTTAGCAGTAGGTGTGTAAACACAGGTGAATAACCTACAACACAATGTTGAAACGGAACAGAATAGTCCACGAACTGGGTGTGTGGAAGGTACCCATGGGTGTCAGTGTATATATCCTCAAGAACTCTTGGGGGACCCCTGGCAGTTTGAACGATTCCACCATTCCAGGAAAGGTTTGAGAGAATTTGTTTCTCTCCTTAAGTAAGGGAGGCATAGCTAATATTACTTTTCAAAGTGAGTGGATTCTCAGAAGttctgataaaattttttttaaggttaattaTTGATAACTCAAACATTCAACTTGATGTTTTCAGGGACCGATTTGCTTAGTGGTATAATACCTGAACTCTGTCAGAAATATCccaatttaaatttcataattgGAGGAGAGGGACCAAAGAGAGTCATTTTGGAAGAAGTACGGGAAAGATACCAGCTCCATGACAGGTATTGATGGATTCCATATTGTCTTGGGTGAGAAAATATCAGTTACCTAAAATTGGTTTTGGCTACATGCCTGCATTAAGTGGGCTGCTTCTCCTACATGTACTTGACATAAAAATGTAATGCAAGgcctatttaagaaaaattatataaaatggggAACCCTAGTTAAggaattcataattttattttttctgttagcCCAACATTATCTGACTTTAGGGGGCCCTGGTTGGGGCACCCGAGAATGCACAAAAAAACAGCTATTTGATTGGAAACGTTTGCAGATTCTCAAGCCATACTGAGTTGTGATTTAAATAGCACGGCCCAAATCATGTAAATTGCTCTGCATGTACAGATTCGAACATTTCTCTTCCTCGGTAACTTAGTTAACATGTGAGCTGTGTGCATGTGAGGCATCAATTTAAAAGGAACATTTTCCTGTTTAGAAACGACACTTTAACATTTACTCATCAAAGTGTATTAACATTTTCATTGAATGCAGACTGATTTTGGAGAAGATGAAATTTGATCTGTGTGACAAAAGTTAGAAATATGTTAGCTGTACAAGCTTTAACCAAACAGCTTTATATGACTTCCTTTTAGATCAGAGTTGGGTGATATTAATCTTTGGAGATGGAAAACATTAGAAGCAGTAAGATTCTAAGTATAATATGAGTAGCACACTTGGCTTATAAATGGTATTTCTTTTGTAGCATGATTTTTACTCCCCTCTTTTTTCTCTCGTTTCAAAAATCAGAGTGCGTCTCTTGGGAGCCTTAGAACACAAAGATGTCAGAAATGTCTTAGTTCAAGGACATATCTTTCTTAATACTTCCCTTACTGAAGCATTCTGCATGGCAATTGTGGAAGCAGCCAGTTGTGGTTTACAGGTAAAAAGCTTTGAGGGCTTATTACACTGTTGGGGTCTCtgtatttgtattttgaaaaataatcagatgcagtctgtaatatttttttaaattggtattGTTTATTTTCCTGAGAGATGAATTATGGAGGATcacatgttcttttttcctttttaaggttgtAAGTACCAGGGTTGGTGGAATTCCTGAAGTACTTCCAGAAAATCTTATCATTTTATGTGAGCCTTCTGTAAAATCTTTGTGTGAGGGATTGGAAAAAGCTGTTTCCCAACTGAAGTCAGGAGCATTGCCGCCTCCAGAAAATATCCACAACATCGTAAAGACTTTCTACACCTGGAGGAATGTTGCGGAGAGAACTGAAAAAGTATGTCACATGCTAAGAGAAGGGTATTTGAAGATTGTGTCTTGAATTCTTACTTGATGTTTCACATACACACTTGCTGCTTTTATATAGGTTTACCATTTCTGCTCTATTGCTTAAGTTTATGAAGTCTCTTCCAAGTGAAAAGAAGTGAATTCTGTATTACTTCTGGTATATGTTAGGCTAAGTTTCTAGTCAAATCATTGCATTTGACATCTGAAAATAGCAGTAATGCAGTATCTAGACCTTTCATTAAACTGGGCATGC contains these protein-coding regions:
- the PIGA gene encoding phosphatidylinositol N-acetylglucosaminyltransferase subunit A isoform X2 produces the protein MFSGTDLLSGIIPELCQKYPNLNFIIGGEGPKRVILEEVRERYQLHDRVRLLGALEHKDVRNVLVQGHIFLNTSLTEAFCMAIVEAASCGLQVVSTRVGGIPEVLPENLIILCEPSVKSLCEGLEKAVSQLKSGALPPPENIHNIVKTFYTWRNVAERTEKVYDQVAGEAVLSMDKRLDRLISQCGPLTGCIFALLAVFSFFFLIFLRWVTPDSIIDVAVDATGPKGAWTHQYPYRKKVDENNEVSKTR